The Pseudomonas rhizosphaerae genomic sequence AAAAATTAAAAAATCGTTATAAATCAAACTATTGTGATAACTAATGACTTTTCAGGTTTAGTGCGACAAATTTAAGGCGCGTGAGTGCTAGCTTTGCGCCACTACTTAGCATTGTCTTTTTATCGATTGGAGTGGCTAGTGGCGCTTCGATTGAGGCAATCTCAAACACTGTCCGGTTAGTCTGGTTTCCCCGTATCGCGGCGAGCGCTGCCTTTAGAACCCTTGCTCCCTTCCTCAAGAGAAAATTAAGTAATCCCTATTTTCGTAAGCTTTCCGTTTCCCTATCCTTGTGCTCTCTAGAGCGCTTTGAATTGATCGCATCGGCACACTAACGTTGCGCCCCCGCACTCCAGCACCAGTGATACACTGCCCGCCGTTTTCGCCTTTTTTCAAGTACGGATGCTATGAGTCGTTTACCAGAAAATAATTTGCAGGCCGCCCTCAAGGCATGCAAAAGCAGCTTCGTTTCTGTGGGTGTGTTCAGCTTTTTCGTCAACGCGCTGATGCTGGTTCCGACGTTCTACATGATCCAGATTTCTGGACGGGTCGTGCCATCCAGCAGCAGCTCGACGTTGATCATGCTGACGCTGATTCTCACCGTCTTGATGATCACCATGGGCGCTCTGGAATGGGTGCGATCGCGCATGATGGTTCGCATAAGCAACCGCCTTGATGTATTGCTCAGTCGTGATGTCTACCGTGCGAGCTTCAAGCGCGCGCTCAACAGCGGTGGGATGGATGCGACAGCCCAGTCGCTGAACGATTTGACATCCCTACGCCAGTTTCTGACCGGTCCTGGACTTTTCGCCTTTTTCGATGCGCCCTGGTTTCCGATCTACACCGCAGTAATGTTCATGTTTCACCCCTGGTTCGGCTGGATGACCGTGGGATGCGGAGTGGTCCTCGTGGTACTGGCATTCATGAATCATCGCTTCACAACTCAGGCTTTGGCTGATGCCAATCTGCAAAGCGTCAAATCCAACGTTGCTACCGCCAAGAACCTGCGCAACGCCGAAGTCATCGAGTCCATGGGCATGCTCGAGACACTCATGAATCGCTGGGCCGTGCGCCAGCGCCGAATCTTGCTGCTGCAGTCCAATGCGAGCGACAAGGGCGGGGCGGTCACATCCATCTCCAAGACGTTCCGCATGTGGTCGCAGTCGATCATGCTGGCGATGGGTGCCTACCTGGTGATCATTCATGAGATCAACCCAGGGTTGCTGATGGCCGGCTCCATTCTGCTTGGTCGCGCACTGGCGCCTATCGATCAGATGATCGGAAGCTGGAAAGGTTTCGTAGGCGCAAAGGTGCAGTATGGGCGCTTGAACGAGGTGTTGGACAAGCTCAACGCCGAGCCCGAACGTATGCCGTTGCCGGCCCCACAAGGCCACATCCAGGTTGAGAATCTGGTGGTCGCGCCGCCCGGCGCCAAAGCGCCTGTCATACGTAATATCAGCTTCGTCGCACCTGCCGGGGCTGTTGTCGGCATCGTCGGGCCGAGCGCGGCAGGTAAATCGACATTGGTACGGGCCTTGATGGGCATCTGGCCGCCTCAGCACGGCGTGGTGCGCCTCGATGGCGCCGATATCAGTACCTGGGACAAGCACGAACTGGGGCCGTATGTAGGCTACCTTCCGCAGGACATCGAGTTGTTCGAAGGAACCATCAGCGACAATATTGCCCGTTTCGAGAAGGTCGATGCCGAGAAAGTCGTGCTCGCTGCGCAGACTGCCGGTGTGCACGAAATGATTCTGATGCTGCCCGACGGTTACGACACCATAATCGGCAGCGATGGCGTAAATCTGTCGGGCGGCCAGCGTCAGCGGGTGGGCCTGGCGCGTGCCCTTTATGGGAGCCCCAAGCTGATCGTGCTCGACGAGCCCAACTCGAACCTCGACGAAGTCGGCGAGCGTGCGTTGGGCGTGGCCTTGCAGAAGGTCAAGGAGAATGGCTCGACGGTCTTCATCGTTTCACATCGCCCTAATATCCTGTCTCGTCTTGACCATATTTTGGTGATGTCGGCAGGTACCATTTCTATGTACGGCCCGCGTGACAAGGTAATTGCCGAGTTGGCGGCGCAACAGAACAAGGGTCAGCCACGCGTGGCCCAGCCAGCGCCGGGCGCCCCAGTTACGCCTCCTGCCGCTGGTGCCCCGGTCGCCCCGGTCGCCCCGACCCCGCCCGCCGCACCTCCTGCACCTGCGGCACCCAAGCCGCCAGCAGGCCCGGCCAACACCCAATCGACCGGCGCGTGAAAGGATTTCATCGATGACCAGCAAAGCCATTACCGCGTTCGACCACAATTTCGATGACATGCCGATCTCCGATCGAGGTATCCGCCGCATCGGCTTCACGATTATCTTCGTCACCTTCGGCATTTTCGGCACCTGGGCGGCCGTTGCGCCCCTGAGCAATGCCGTGCATGGGAGCGGTATCGTTACCGTACAAAGCTATCGCAAGACCGTGCAGCATCTGGAAGGGGGGATCATCAAGGAGCTCAACGCCCGTGACGGCGACATGGTCAAGCAGGGCGACCCGCTGATCGTGCTCGATGAAGCGCAGCTGAGCTCCGAGTACGAGTCCACTCGCAACCAGCTGATCGTGGCCCGCTACAAAGAAGCCCGTTTGCGTGCAGAACGCGACGGCCTGCAATCGGTACCCCCTGTGCAGATGACGGGTACCGATTCGGACCGCGCCATGGAGGCGCTGGCCGGTGAGCAGCAGGTGTTCAAGGCTCGCCACGATTCGCGTTTGAGCGAAATCTCCGTGCAGCGCGAGCGTATCAGTCAGCTCAAGCAGCAGATCCTGGGCTTGCAGGGCATGATCAGGACCAAGCAGAACCTCGAGAAGTCCTACAGCGGCGAGATCGTGCAGCTCAAGGATCTGTTGTCTCAAGGCTTTGTAGACAACCAGCGCTTGCTGGAGCAGGAGCGCAAGCTCGACATGCTGAAGACGGAGGTGGCCGATCATCAGTCCACCATCCTCAAAACCCAGCTGCAAATCAGCGAGACCGAGCTGTCCATCGTTCAGTTGAACAAGAAGTTCAGCTCTGACGTGGCCAATGATTTGTCAGATGTGCAGGCTCAAGTGTTCGATCTTCAAGAGAAAGAGGCAGCTCTCAACGATCGCCTTTCGCGCGTAGTCATTCGCGCGCCGGAAAGCGGCATGGTGCTGGACATGAAGGTGCACACCGTAGGTGGCGTGGTCAGTGCGGGCACGCCACTGCTTGACATCGTGCCTGCTGAAGCTGAGCTGATTGTCGAGGCGCGTGTAGCACCGGCCGATATCGATCGTCTGGAGATGGGCAAGCGTGCGGATATTCGCTTCAGCGCATTCAATAATGCAACCACACCGGAAATCGACGGCGAAGTCACGCGAATTTCTGCTGATGCGCTGAAGGACGAACGCTCTGGCGACTCCTATTACCTGGTTCGGGTGAAGGTGACTGAGCGAGGGCTGAAGACGCTTGGTGATCGCAGGTTGCAACCGGGCATGCCAGCGGACGTCTTGATCAACGCAGGTGATCGCACAATGCTGGAGTATCTGCTGAAGCCGGCACGCAACATGTTCGCCAAGTCGATGATCGAGGAATGACTGTGTTGCGATTGTTACCTGGTGTGATGTTGAGCATGTTGGCGTTGCAAGCAGTAGGCGCCGAGGCGCTGGTTCCCAAGGATGTACCGCCCAAGCCGCCGGTGTCGGCTTCTACCTACGCGCTCGATCTGGCCGGGCTGTACCGCGAAGCGCGGCTGGAGGACCCGCGGGTGCTGGCGGCCTATGCCCGTGCCCGTTCCGCGTCCGAACAGCAGCGCGAGGCGTTGGGCGGTTTGCTGCCGCAGTTGTCCGCGCAAAGCAATTTCAACCGGATTCTGCGCAAGGACGATGCCGCGCGCGAAATCTATGACAACAAGAGCTATTCCCTGAGCCTGACTCAGTACCTTTACAACAAAACAGCTTGGGAAGGTTGGCAGAAGGCCAAGAGCATCACGGCGCAGAAAGGCGCTCAGGCCGAAGATTCCCATGCTGAGGCCACGGTGGATCTGGCCAAGCGCTACTTCATCGCCCTGGCTGCCGACGACGAATTGGAGCTGGTGCAGGCCGAGCGTCGTGCGACGCAGAAGAACCTGGACCGAATAAACATGCTCTACGAGCGGCAGATGGCCAAGATCACCGATCAGCTCGACCTCAAGGCGCGAGTCGATGCCCTGGCGGCGCAGGAGGTGGACGCGCGCAACCAGGTGCAGGTCAGCCGTGAGGCCTTGTCCGAGATCGTTGGCCGACGCATCGACGAGCGCCTGAGCCGGGTGCGTAACGACGTGGCGCTGCAGGCGCCGACTGCGCCTTTGGCCAATTTCGTGTCCCAAGCGATGGATGCCAACCCTCTGCTCAAGGCCTACCAAAGTGGTGCCGAAGCTGCCGATGCTGCTGTGCGTGAAGGGAAGGGTGGGCACTATCCCCAGTTGAGTGTGAGCTTGAGTGCTCAGCAAAGCGACGTGGGTTACGACAATACCTTGACGCCGCGTAGCGACAGCTATGTGGCTACGTTAGGGGTGCGGGTGCCGATCTACAGCGGCGGGTCCACGTCGGCGCGGGTCCGTGGATTGTACGATGATCAATTGGCGGCCGAGCAGGACCTTGAAGGTGTGCGTCGGCAGGTGGTGAAGGAAACCACCACGGCTTACCTCACGGCCCAGGCCAGTGTGGAGAAGATGCGCGCGAACAAGAACGCGCTGTCTTCGGCGCAGCAATCCAGTGTGGCGGCGCAGAAGGCCTTTGCCTATGGCGTGGTGAATGCGGTGGACGTGTTGACCAGTGTGCAGAACGAGTTCAGGGCGCGCAGGGATCTGCTCAAATCCCAATATGACTTCATTACCAACCTTTTCATGTTGAATCGTTGGAGCGGGCAGTTGAACCAAGAGAGTGTCGACAGTGTCAACGTCTGGCTCAGCCCCGAGCCCGAGCAAGGTCTACCAGGCGGCGATGTCGCCAAGGTGAAGACCAAGCCCTGATTCAGTGTGTATCACCGACGTAACAACCCCGTAGGAGCGGTCATTGGCCGCGAACGGCACACCGCACACATCAGTAAGTCCGCGGTGTTCTTTTCGCGGCCAATGACCGCTCCTACGGGTGACAGGTGCCAGGCGGGGGAGGCTGGGCTGGGCTGGCGGGTATATGTATACTCCGCGCTTTGTAAATTCGGGCGCCGGTGCTTTGCGCTGCCGCAAGCGTTGTTCGGTTTCTCATTCGTTGCCTCGTCGGCACTAAATGGAGTTGGTTAATTCGCATGAAAGCTATTGTCACTGGTATCACTGGTCAAGATGGCGCCTACCTGGCGGAACTGCTGCTGGAAAAGGGCTACACCGTATACGGCACCTACCGCCGTACCAGCTCCGTCAACTTCTGGCGTATCGAAGAGCTGGGAATCCAGAACAACCCTAACCTGCATCTGGTCGAATACGACCTGACCGACCTGTCCGCCAGCATCCGCTTGCTGCAGACCACCGAAGCGACCGAGGTCTACAACCTCGCTGCCCAGAGCTTCGTAGGCGTTTCGTTCGAGCAGCCGCTGACCACCGCCGAAATCACCGGCCTGGGCGCTGTCAACCTGCTCGAAGCCATTCGCATCGTCAATCCGAAGGCGCGCTTCTACCAGGCTTCGACCTCCGAGATGTTCGGCAAGGTGCAGGCCATTCCTCAGATCGAGGAAACCCCGTTCTACCCGCGCAGCCCTTACGGTGTGGCCAAGCTGTACGCCCACTGGATGACCATCAACTACCGCGAGTCGTACGGCATCTTCGCCACCAGCGGCATCCTGTTCAACCACGAGTCGCCACTGCGCGGCCGTGAGTTCGTGACCCGCAAGATCACCGACACCGTCGCCAAGATCAAGCTGGGCCTGCAGGAAACCCTTGAGCTGGGCAACATGGACGCCAAGCGCGACTGGGGTTTCGCCAAGGAGTACGTCGAAGGTATGTGGCGCATGCTGCAAGCCGACGAGCCGGACACCTTCGTGCTTGCCACCAACCGTACCGAAACCGTGCGTGACTTCGTCACCATGGCCTTCAAGGCCGTGGACATCGAGATCAAGTGGCAGGGCGAAGCCGAAGCCGAGCAGGGCCTGTGCGCCAAGACCGGCAAGGTGCTGGTGTCGATCAATCCGAAGTTCTACCGCCCAACCGAAGTCGACCTGCTGATCGGCAACCCGGCCAAGGCCAAGCAAGTTCTGGGTTGGGAGCCGAAGACCTCGCTGGAAGAGCTGTGCCGGATGATGGTCGAGGCCGACCTGCGTCGCAACGAGAAAGGGTTTTCGTTCTGATGGCTAATGTCGGCAAGCGTGCACTGATCACTGGTATCCAGGGTTTCACCGGTCGCTACATGGCGGCCGAGTTGCAGGCCCATGGGTACGAAGTCATCGGCCTGGGCAGTCAACCGTCGGAGGAGCCGGGTTACTACCAGGCCGATCTGAACGATGCGCCCAGGCTCGCCGCCTTGCTGGCAGAGTTGCAGCCAGACTACGTGGTTCATCTCGCCGCCTTGGCGTTCGTGGGCCATGGTGTGGCTGATGCGTTCTATCAGGTCAACCTGATCGGGACGCGCAACTTGCTCGAGGCGGTCGCCGCTTCGGGCAAGGCGCCTGAATGTGTATTGCTGGCCAGTAGCGCCAATGTGTATGGCAATGCATCCGAAGGCATGCTTGACGAAGGCACGGCGCCTGCGCCGGCCAACGATTACGCCGTCAGCAAGCTGGCCATGGAATACATGGCCAGCTTGTGGCAAAACCGCTTGCCGATTGTCGTCACCCGGCCGTTCAACTATACCGGAGTGGGGCAGGCGGACAATTTCCTGTTGCCCAAGATCGTTTCGCACTTCCGCCGCAAGGCCGAAGTGATCGAGCTGGGCAACCTCGATGTATGGCGCGACTTCAGCGACGTTCGTGCGCTGGTAGCTGCCTACCGTGGGCTGTTGGAAAGCAAGCCCGTGGGGCAGACCGTCAATGTCAGCTCGGGTGTTACCCATTCCCTGCGTGAAGTGATCGAGTTGTGCGAGAGCATTACCGGCCACAGCATGCGGGTTGAAGTGAACCCTGCGTTCGTGCGCGCCAATGAAGTGAAGACGCTGTGCGGTGACAATACCCGCCTGCGCTCGCTGGTCCGCGACTGGCAGACCCCGCCCTTACGCGACACCCTGCAATGGATGTTGGCTGCCCAATAAATGAAGGTCGTCCTTTCCGTTGAGCCTGTCCGCTTCCCGCTGACGGGCATCGGTCGTTACACCTATGAATTGGCGCGACGCCTTCAGAACAGCGCCGAAATCACCGATCTGCAGTTCTTTGCCGGGCGTAGCTTCTTGCCTGGCTTGCCCAATGCGTCAGATGCTTCGGGCAGCGGCTACAGCCTCAAGCGCGCGGTGCAGAAGAACTTCCTGGCCATCGAGGCCTATCGCCTGTTGATGCCGCTGCTCAAGGCCCGTGCCTTGAAGGGGCACGGCGAATATCTGTACCACAGCCCCAATTACTATCTGCCGCCGTTCAAAGGGCCGCGCGTGGCGACCTTTCATGACCTGTCGCCATTCACCTGGTCCCAGTGTCACGCACCGCAGCTCGCGCGCTACCTGCAAAAAGAGCTGCGGTTGACCTTGAAGCGGGCCGACCGACTGATCACCGATTCCGAATTCACTCGGCGCGAACTGGCCGATTATTTCGATTGGCCCATCGAGCGGATCGATGCCGTGCCGCTGGCCAGTTCGCCCGAGTTTCATCCGCGCAGCGCAGCAGAAACCGCCGAAGTGCTCGGGCGCCACGGCTTGACCCACGAAGGCTACAGCCTGTTCGCCGGCACCATCGAACCGCGCAAGAACATCGAGACGCTGCTCACGGCCTACGAAACGCTGCCACTTGCCACGCGCCAGCGCTGGCCGTTGATCCTGGCGGGCTATCGGGGTTGGCGCAACGAAGCCATCTTCGCGCGCATCGAGTCGGCGCAGCGTCAGGGCTGGGCGCGCTATCTGGGGTTCGTCCCGGCCGAGGATCTGCCCGTGCTGTTCGCCGGTGCGCGGCTGTTCGCCTTTCCGTCGCTGTACGAAGGCTTCGGCCTGCCGGTGCTGGAATCGATGAGTTCGGGCGTGCCGG encodes the following:
- a CDS encoding type I secretion system permease/ATPase, with protein sequence MSRLPENNLQAALKACKSSFVSVGVFSFFVNALMLVPTFYMIQISGRVVPSSSSSTLIMLTLILTVLMITMGALEWVRSRMMVRISNRLDVLLSRDVYRASFKRALNSGGMDATAQSLNDLTSLRQFLTGPGLFAFFDAPWFPIYTAVMFMFHPWFGWMTVGCGVVLVVLAFMNHRFTTQALADANLQSVKSNVATAKNLRNAEVIESMGMLETLMNRWAVRQRRILLLQSNASDKGGAVTSISKTFRMWSQSIMLAMGAYLVIIHEINPGLLMAGSILLGRALAPIDQMIGSWKGFVGAKVQYGRLNEVLDKLNAEPERMPLPAPQGHIQVENLVVAPPGAKAPVIRNISFVAPAGAVVGIVGPSAAGKSTLVRALMGIWPPQHGVVRLDGADISTWDKHELGPYVGYLPQDIELFEGTISDNIARFEKVDAEKVVLAAQTAGVHEMILMLPDGYDTIIGSDGVNLSGGQRQRVGLARALYGSPKLIVLDEPNSNLDEVGERALGVALQKVKENGSTVFIVSHRPNILSRLDHILVMSAGTISMYGPRDKVIAELAAQQNKGQPRVAQPAPGAPVTPPAAGAPVAPVAPTPPAAPPAPAAPKPPAGPANTQSTGA
- a CDS encoding HlyD family type I secretion periplasmic adaptor subunit, translated to MTSKAITAFDHNFDDMPISDRGIRRIGFTIIFVTFGIFGTWAAVAPLSNAVHGSGIVTVQSYRKTVQHLEGGIIKELNARDGDMVKQGDPLIVLDEAQLSSEYESTRNQLIVARYKEARLRAERDGLQSVPPVQMTGTDSDRAMEALAGEQQVFKARHDSRLSEISVQRERISQLKQQILGLQGMIRTKQNLEKSYSGEIVQLKDLLSQGFVDNQRLLEQERKLDMLKTEVADHQSTILKTQLQISETELSIVQLNKKFSSDVANDLSDVQAQVFDLQEKEAALNDRLSRVVIRAPESGMVLDMKVHTVGGVVSAGTPLLDIVPAEAELIVEARVAPADIDRLEMGKRADIRFSAFNNATTPEIDGEVTRISADALKDERSGDSYYLVRVKVTERGLKTLGDRRLQPGMPADVLINAGDRTMLEYLLKPARNMFAKSMIEE
- a CDS encoding TolC family outer membrane protein, producing MTVLRLLPGVMLSMLALQAVGAEALVPKDVPPKPPVSASTYALDLAGLYREARLEDPRVLAAYARARSASEQQREALGGLLPQLSAQSNFNRILRKDDAAREIYDNKSYSLSLTQYLYNKTAWEGWQKAKSITAQKGAQAEDSHAEATVDLAKRYFIALAADDELELVQAERRATQKNLDRINMLYERQMAKITDQLDLKARVDALAAQEVDARNQVQVSREALSEIVGRRIDERLSRVRNDVALQAPTAPLANFVSQAMDANPLLKAYQSGAEAADAAVREGKGGHYPQLSVSLSAQQSDVGYDNTLTPRSDSYVATLGVRVPIYSGGSTSARVRGLYDDQLAAEQDLEGVRRQVVKETTTAYLTAQASVEKMRANKNALSSAQQSSVAAQKAFAYGVVNAVDVLTSVQNEFRARRDLLKSQYDFITNLFMLNRWSGQLNQESVDSVNVWLSPEPEQGLPGGDVAKVKTKP
- the gmd gene encoding GDP-mannose 4,6-dehydratase; amino-acid sequence: MKAIVTGITGQDGAYLAELLLEKGYTVYGTYRRTSSVNFWRIEELGIQNNPNLHLVEYDLTDLSASIRLLQTTEATEVYNLAAQSFVGVSFEQPLTTAEITGLGAVNLLEAIRIVNPKARFYQASTSEMFGKVQAIPQIEETPFYPRSPYGVAKLYAHWMTINYRESYGIFATSGILFNHESPLRGREFVTRKITDTVAKIKLGLQETLELGNMDAKRDWGFAKEYVEGMWRMLQADEPDTFVLATNRTETVRDFVTMAFKAVDIEIKWQGEAEAEQGLCAKTGKVLVSINPKFYRPTEVDLLIGNPAKAKQVLGWEPKTSLEELCRMMVEADLRRNEKGFSF
- a CDS encoding GDP-mannose 4,6-dehydratase yields the protein MANVGKRALITGIQGFTGRYMAAELQAHGYEVIGLGSQPSEEPGYYQADLNDAPRLAALLAELQPDYVVHLAALAFVGHGVADAFYQVNLIGTRNLLEAVAASGKAPECVLLASSANVYGNASEGMLDEGTAPAPANDYAVSKLAMEYMASLWQNRLPIVVTRPFNYTGVGQADNFLLPKIVSHFRRKAEVIELGNLDVWRDFSDVRALVAAYRGLLESKPVGQTVNVSSGVTHSLREVIELCESITGHSMRVEVNPAFVRANEVKTLCGDNTRLRSLVRDWQTPPLRDTLQWMLAAQ
- a CDS encoding glycosyltransferase family 4 protein — protein: MKVVLSVEPVRFPLTGIGRYTYELARRLQNSAEITDLQFFAGRSFLPGLPNASDASGSGYSLKRAVQKNFLAIEAYRLLMPLLKARALKGHGEYLYHSPNYYLPPFKGPRVATFHDLSPFTWSQCHAPQLARYLQKELRLTLKRADRLITDSEFTRRELADYFDWPIERIDAVPLASSPEFHPRSAAETAEVLGRHGLTHEGYSLFAGTIEPRKNIETLLTAYETLPLATRQRWPLILAGYRGWRNEAIFARIESAQRQGWARYLGFVPAEDLPVLFAGARLFAFPSLYEGFGLPVLESMSSGVPVVCANNSSLLEVAGDAALMCEAMDVDTLARHMARALEDDACRVEARQRGLAHAGGFSWDRCTAQTLVAYRKTLESR